From the genome of Vicia villosa cultivar HV-30 ecotype Madison, WI linkage group LG2, Vvil1.0, whole genome shotgun sequence, one region includes:
- the LOC131649095 gene encoding uncharacterized protein LOC131649095 encodes MSRCTRFRDRLSICKLNDLESRGPKFTWRGPIFHGGQRIYEKLDRAVSNDKWRLLFPEAFVKDLLRVEFSDHHPILITLKEDKHGNYVRPFRFENAWLLNDTYGSMLQDTWSEEISIISNLESVKEGISKWKFDTFDKIRRQKKEIMRRLEGIQKKL; translated from the coding sequence ATGAGTAGATGTACAAGATTTCGAGATAGATTGAGCATCTGTAAGCTCAATGATCTTGAGTCTAGAGGTCCGAAATTCACATGGAGGGGTCCTATTTTCCATGGTGGACAACGGATATACGAGAAGCTTGATAGAGCGGTTAGCAATGATAAATGGAGATTATTGTTTCCTGAAGCATTTGTCAAAGATTTATTGAGAGTAGaattttctgatcatcatcctaTTCTTATCACTCTCAAGGAGGATAAGCATGGGAATTATGTTAGACCTTTCCGTTTTGAGAATGCTTGGCTCTTGAATGATACCTATGGGAGTATGTTGCAGGACACTTGGAGTGAGGAGATTTCTATAATTTCAAACCTGGAGAGTGTGAAGGAAGGCATATCTAAATGGAAGTTTGATACCTTTGATAAAATTAGAAGACAAAAAAAAGAGATAATGAGAAGATTAGAAGGGATTCAGAAAAAGCTTTAG